One Entomomonas asaccharolytica DNA segment encodes these proteins:
- a CDS encoding sulfite exporter TauE/SafE family protein: MIEQIGILPIIIIWLTIVIAYIIFGITGFGTALIASPILAFFIPVNKIVPLLALLDCFAAITNVTRDRLKADTSELKRIIPLMVLGSLVGAGILFYTRPDILLPILGFFVICYAIYNLTGIKPQSTYSAKAVFPFGFIGGIFSALFGSGGFIYAIYLSGRIKDKNIIRVTQSTLIGLSTFTRVIIFL, encoded by the coding sequence ATGATTGAGCAAATTGGTATCTTACCTATCATAATAATATGGTTAACCATTGTTATTGCTTATATTATTTTTGGTATCACGGGGTTTGGTACAGCATTAATAGCTAGCCCTATTTTAGCTTTTTTTATACCCGTTAATAAAATTGTTCCCCTACTAGCCCTTCTTGATTGTTTTGCTGCAATTACTAATGTAACACGTGATCGTTTAAAAGCAGATACTTCAGAGTTAAAAAGAATAATACCGCTTATGGTTCTTGGCAGCCTTGTGGGAGCAGGAATTCTCTTTTATACAAGACCAGATATTTTATTACCTATACTTGGGTTTTTTGTTATTTGCTATGCTATCTATAATTTGACTGGAATAAAACCGCAGTCCACCTACTCTGCTAAGGCTGTCTTTCCTTTTGGATTTATTGGTGGCATTTTTAGTGCACTCTTTGGTAGTGGGGGTTTTATTTACGCTATCTATTTATCAGGAAGAATCAAAGATAAAAATATAATAAGGGTGACACAGAGTACGTTAATTGGTTTAAGTACATTTACTCGAGTTATTATTTTTTTATAG
- a CDS encoding DUF2333 family protein — protein MFGFKKKNTTDVAAQQRAATGPKSNTKRWIIRVGAGVVGIYLLVCITIGMYWSSEPELFSVKDNAQQAAIAMQLDPQSLPVGFTTVETLKKVASTVIHKPGGYLNNDMFPPGVWLDNIPSWEIGVLKQTRDMTLAMQRAFSRSQSQSSENINLSKAFENFSTEPTRWLFPAAEERYQNGINFLSAYEKQLLNPDDSNGKFYARADNLAAWLGLVETQLGSISQRLSASVGQQSVDLMAKDITDDASSKEKIDKTPWLQIDNVFYEARGQAWALSHLLRAVEIDFQDILVKKGALVSLRQIIRDLEATQQSIWSPVILNGSGFGFWANHSLVMASYISRANAAVIDLRRLLEQG, from the coding sequence ATGTTTGGGTTTAAAAAGAAGAACACAACAGATGTGGCGGCACAACAAAGAGCTGCAACAGGACCTAAATCTAACACTAAACGCTGGATAATAAGAGTTGGTGCAGGTGTAGTAGGTATTTATTTACTGGTTTGTATAACAATAGGTATGTATTGGAGTAGTGAGCCAGAGTTGTTTTCTGTAAAGGATAATGCTCAGCAAGCCGCTATTGCTATGCAGTTAGATCCACAAAGTCTGCCAGTTGGTTTTACAACAGTAGAAACCTTAAAAAAAGTGGCTTCTACAGTTATTCATAAACCAGGTGGTTACTTAAATAATGATATGTTTCCTCCTGGAGTATGGCTTGATAATATTCCTAGCTGGGAAATAGGTGTTTTAAAACAAACACGTGATATGACATTAGCCATGCAAAGGGCTTTTTCTCGTTCTCAGTCACAATCTTCTGAAAATATTAATTTATCTAAAGCGTTTGAAAATTTTAGTACAGAACCTACACGTTGGCTATTTCCAGCGGCTGAAGAACGCTATCAAAATGGTATTAACTTTTTATCAGCTTATGAGAAACAACTGTTAAATCCTGATGATTCTAATGGTAAGTTTTATGCTAGGGCAGATAATCTTGCTGCTTGGTTAGGACTTGTGGAAACTCAATTAGGTTCAATTTCACAACGTTTATCTGCCAGTGTAGGGCAACAAAGTGTTGATTTAATGGCTAAAGATATTACTGATGATGCTTCCTCTAAGGAAAAGATTGATAAAACTCCTTGGTTACAGATTGATAATGTATTTTATGAAGCACGCGGACAAGCTTGGGCTTTGTCTCATTTATTACGTGCTGTAGAGATTGATTTCCAAGATATTCTAGTTAAAAAAGGGGCGTTGGTGAGTTTAAGACAAATTATTCGTGATTTAGAAGCAACTCAACAATCTATTTGGAGTCCTGTTATTCTGAATGGTAGTGGTTTTGGCTTTTGGGCAAATCACTCTTTGGTGATGGCAAGTTATATTTCTCGGGCAAATGCAGCAGTCATTGATTTGCGTCGTTTATTAGAACAGGGTTAA
- a CDS encoding translation initiation factor Sui1, whose protein sequence is MAKKLASLADLGGLVYSTDSGRHCPDCGKPVNQCECKQQTVVEGDGVVRIRRETKGRGGKTVTTITGVPLAEAELKDLVTALKRRCGTGGTLKEGIIEIQGEHVELLMQELIKHGFKVKKSGG, encoded by the coding sequence GTGGCTAAAAAATTAGCTTCTTTAGCAGATTTAGGTGGTTTAGTTTATTCAACAGATTCAGGGCGTCACTGCCCTGATTGTGGAAAACCTGTTAATCAGTGTGAATGTAAACAACAAACTGTGGTTGAAGGTGATGGTGTAGTTCGTATTCGTCGTGAGACAAAGGGCAGGGGTGGTAAAACTGTTACTACTATTACAGGTGTTCCTTTAGCAGAGGCGGAGTTAAAAGATTTAGTAACTGCCTTAAAACGTCGTTGTGGTACAGGTGGCACTTTAAAAGAAGGCATTATTGAGATTCAAGGTGAGCACGTTGAATTATTAATGCAGGAACTGATTAAACATGGTTTTAAAGTCAAAAAATCAGGGGGATAA
- the speA gene encoding arginine decarboxylase, with amino-acid sequence MSTVFKRTRKDDGSEWTVADTRSVYGVRHWGAGYFSIDDQGDLLVHPQRNNINQINLYSLINQLNDSGLQLPLLLRFPDILQDRVRCLTGAFDEQIARLDYAGKYTAVYPIKVNQQEAVVANIIATEHVSIGLEAGSKPELMAVLALAPKGSTIVCNGYKDREFIRLALMGKKLGHNVFIVIEKESEVPFVIEESKALAVEPQIGLRVRLSSLASSKWADTGGDKSKFGLSAAQILTVVKRFSDAGLAQGIRLMHFHMGSQISNLADYRRGFREAIRYYGELRNLGLPVDYIDIGGGLGVDYDGTHSRNDSSINYDIEDYAASVVAMIKEFCDLQKLPHPNIMSESGRAITAHHAVLVVNVTDVEKHNDQPPTIDNLHEQPEIIQQLMELLLPTDSEMVTETYWRAVHLIEEASAQYSVGKLNMAQKAIAEQCYYAICRRLSDQLKARQKSHRPVMDELNDKLADKYICNFSVFQSLPDTWAIDQILPTVPLQRLTEEPLRRAVLQDLTCDSDGKLQRYIDEQSIENTMPVHEITEGEEYLIGIFLVGAYQEILGDMHNLFGDTDSVNIYQNADGSIQYSGIETHDTIEDMLRYVHMSPEKLINLYRDKVGNAHLTPSERNQYLDAFRLGLTRSSYLAD; translated from the coding sequence ATGTCAACAGTTTTTAAACGTACCCGTAAAGATGATGGTAGTGAGTGGACAGTAGCTGATACTCGCAGTGTTTATGGTGTTAGGCATTGGGGTGCAGGATATTTTTCTATTGATGATCAGGGTGATTTGTTGGTTCATCCGCAAAGAAATAATATCAACCAAATTAATTTATATTCGCTGATTAATCAATTAAATGATTCTGGCTTACAGCTTCCTTTATTATTACGCTTTCCTGATATTTTACAAGATCGAGTACGTTGTCTTACAGGTGCATTTGATGAACAAATAGCTCGGTTAGACTATGCGGGAAAATATACAGCCGTTTATCCTATTAAAGTAAATCAACAAGAAGCTGTGGTAGCAAATATTATTGCTACAGAGCATGTATCTATTGGTCTTGAAGCAGGTTCCAAACCTGAGTTAATGGCTGTGTTAGCTTTAGCTCCGAAGGGCAGCACTATTGTTTGTAATGGTTATAAAGATCGTGAGTTTATACGATTGGCTCTGATGGGTAAAAAATTAGGCCACAATGTTTTTATTGTGATTGAGAAAGAATCAGAAGTACCTTTTGTTATTGAGGAATCTAAAGCCTTAGCAGTAGAACCACAGATTGGTTTACGTGTACGTTTATCTTCTTTAGCTTCAAGCAAATGGGCTGATACAGGGGGAGATAAGTCTAAATTTGGTTTATCTGCTGCGCAAATTTTAACCGTTGTTAAAAGATTTTCTGACGCAGGATTAGCACAAGGCATTCGCCTAATGCATTTTCATATGGGATCGCAAATTTCTAACCTTGCTGATTATCGACGTGGTTTTAGAGAGGCTATTCGTTATTATGGCGAATTACGTAATTTAGGATTACCTGTCGATTATATAGATATTGGCGGTGGTTTAGGCGTAGATTATGATGGTACACATTCTCGTAATGACAGTTCTATTAACTATGACATTGAGGACTATGCGGCAAGTGTAGTGGCAATGATTAAAGAGTTTTGTGATCTACAAAAGTTACCACATCCTAATATTATGTCTGAAAGTGGTCGAGCGATTACAGCCCACCATGCAGTATTAGTGGTTAATGTTACAGATGTAGAAAAACATAACGATCAACCACCCACCATTGATAATTTACATGAGCAACCTGAAATTATTCAACAGTTAATGGAGTTGTTGTTACCTACTGATTCTGAAATGGTAACAGAAACTTATTGGCGTGCAGTGCATTTAATTGAGGAAGCATCTGCCCAATATTCTGTGGGTAAATTAAATATGGCGCAAAAGGCCATTGCAGAACAATGTTATTATGCTATTTGTCGCCGCTTATCTGACCAATTAAAAGCACGCCAAAAATCTCATCGTCCTGTGATGGATGAATTAAATGATAAATTGGCGGATAAATATATCTGTAATTTTTCTGTTTTTCAAAGTCTACCTGATACATGGGCGATTGATCAGATATTGCCTACTGTTCCTCTACAACGTCTTACTGAAGAACCTTTACGACGTGCAGTGTTACAAGATTTAACCTGTGATTCTGATGGCAAATTACAGCGTTATATTGATGAGCAAAGCATTGAAAATACAATGCCAGTACATGAAATAACAGAAGGTGAAGAATATCTTATTGGCATTTTTTTAGTAGGTGCTTATCAAGAGATTTTGGGGGATATGCATAACTTGTTTGGTGATACTGACTCAGTAAATATCTATCAAAATGCTGATGGCAGTATTCAATATTCAGGTATTGAAACCCACGATACCATTGAGGATATGTTGCGTTATGTGCATATGTCACCTGAAAAGCTGATTAATCTCTATCGAGATAAGGTGGGAAATGCACATTTAACACCATCTGAGCGTAATCAATATTTGGATGCTTTTCGTTTAGGATTAACCCGCTCATCTTATTTAGCTGACTAA
- a CDS encoding TonB-dependent receptor plug domain-containing protein, translating into MKLSCLSVSILLISTSSVFAQETTNKESFADALKLDTIVVTANRDIQPREQTNAAITVFTRTDIDRLQPSSVVDLLNKVPGVQITQSGGKGSTTGVFLRGTKTAQTLVLIDGQRVNTLTNGGASLQYLAIDQIERVEVLRGSRSAIYGADAIGGVIQIFTRRADGDGLNARLRVAAGNRSTWERSLGLSGGNKQTKFSLNTALNETQGIDRTRKSFSSDKDHDAYRNKSLSFTISHQLTDDLELGFNTLNQRGRTEYDNPFGSGWPATGTKPYFDFVTNSSSAYVNFNVNDFWTTRLEAGHAEDKIKGRDKLDKGIFASYDYNIYRDSATWLNTFNLDTKNSVLIGLDYLNDKLHSDRNNAYARTSRWNRAGFIQYNYQGDIVFTEIGLRYDKSQQYGSKNTWNASLGFHINPDNQLIFSYAEGFRVPTFNDAYAPSGWGANPNLKPEQSKSYEVQWRSQLAEKTRLEASIYRTTIRDMIVYVSDPITYTGMNYNVEKARINGFEATLNQEIAGWNGALGVSIIDPRDAKTGKTLQNRARRTLNLDIDRQFGDFAIGASWLAVSSSYGDAANNINIPGYGLLGIRGSWQATPEIKFDAKIDNLLDKSYYRNIYTYNSQNYGYREEGITAMLGVTWTPKLF; encoded by the coding sequence ATGAAATTATCTTGTCTATCAGTATCCATTCTATTGATATCAACCAGCTCTGTATTTGCACAAGAAACCACTAATAAAGAGTCTTTCGCTGATGCTTTAAAATTAGATACCATTGTGGTGACAGCTAATAGGGATATTCAACCACGAGAACAAACCAATGCTGCAATAACCGTATTTACTAGAACGGATATTGATCGTTTACAGCCATCTTCGGTAGTAGATTTATTAAACAAAGTACCAGGTGTACAAATCACTCAATCAGGAGGCAAGGGGAGTACCACAGGGGTATTCTTACGTGGCACAAAAACAGCACAAACGCTAGTATTGATTGATGGGCAAAGAGTTAACACATTAACAAATGGCGGTGCTTCACTACAATACCTTGCTATCGATCAAATAGAGCGAGTGGAAGTGTTGCGTGGCTCTCGTTCTGCAATCTATGGTGCCGATGCTATTGGTGGTGTTATTCAAATTTTTACCCGTCGTGCAGATGGTGATGGATTAAATGCAAGATTACGTGTTGCAGCTGGTAACCGTAGCACATGGGAACGCAGTTTAGGTCTTTCAGGTGGTAATAAGCAAACAAAGTTTAGTTTAAATACCGCATTAAATGAGACACAAGGAATAGACAGAACAAGAAAATCATTTAGTTCAGATAAAGATCATGATGCTTACCGCAATAAATCATTGAGTTTTACCATAAGCCATCAATTAACGGATGATCTCGAATTAGGTTTTAATACTTTAAATCAACGAGGTAGAACTGAATATGATAATCCTTTTGGCTCTGGATGGCCTGCTACAGGAACAAAACCTTATTTTGATTTTGTAACCAATAGTTCTTCAGCCTATGTTAATTTTAATGTTAATGACTTTTGGACAACACGTTTAGAAGCAGGCCATGCTGAAGACAAAATAAAAGGTCGGGATAAGTTAGATAAAGGTATTTTTGCTAGTTATGACTATAATATCTATCGTGATTCTGCTACATGGTTAAATACGTTTAATTTAGATACTAAAAATTCTGTACTAATTGGCCTTGATTATTTAAATGATAAATTACATAGTGATCGTAATAACGCTTATGCAAGAACTAGTCGCTGGAATAGAGCAGGGTTTATTCAATACAATTATCAAGGTGATATTGTTTTTACTGAGATAGGTTTACGTTACGATAAAAGCCAACAATATGGCAGTAAAAACACATGGAATGCGAGTTTAGGTTTTCATATTAATCCTGATAATCAGTTAATTTTTTCTTATGCAGAAGGGTTTCGTGTACCAACATTCAATGATGCATATGCTCCATCAGGGTGGGGGGCAAATCCTAATTTAAAACCAGAACAATCTAAAAGCTATGAAGTTCAGTGGCGTAGTCAATTGGCTGAAAAAACTCGCTTAGAAGCCTCAATATATCGTACGACTATTCGCGATATGATCGTATATGTATCTGATCCTATTACCTATACAGGTATGAATTATAATGTTGAAAAAGCAAGAATTAATGGTTTTGAAGCCACTTTAAACCAAGAAATAGCAGGTTGGAATGGTGCGCTTGGAGTAAGTATTATAGATCCTAGAGATGCAAAGACAGGCAAGACATTACAAAATAGAGCAAGACGTACACTTAATTTAGATATAGATCGCCAATTTGGTGATTTTGCTATTGGCGCTAGCTGGTTAGCTGTTAGTTCGAGTTATGGTGATGCAGCCAATAATATAAATATACCAGGTTATGGTTTATTGGGTATAAGAGGCAGTTGGCAAGCAACGCCTGAAATTAAATTTGATGCAAAAATAGATAATCTTTTAGATAAATCTTATTATCGTAATATATACACTTATAACTCACAAAATTATGGTTATAGGGAAGAGGGTATTACAGCAATGCTCGGTGTAACTTGGACACCTAAATTATTTTAA
- a CDS encoding YdbL family protein: protein MNLRKAITMSLLAATLSLPVAAMNLNEAMSALGQAKASGQVGEMANGYLGIVKNEGNAAVITQLINDARKKEYQNLAKKNGITLNDVEVMAGQKAQEKTPAGQYINVGGKWQKK from the coding sequence ATGAATTTACGTAAAGCAATCACCATGTCACTATTAGCAGCCACTTTATCACTACCTGTTGCTGCAATGAACTTAAATGAAGCCATGAGCGCTTTAGGGCAAGCTAAAGCCAGTGGACAAGTAGGTGAAATGGCCAATGGCTATCTTGGTATTGTAAAAAATGAAGGTAACGCAGCTGTCATTACTCAATTGATTAATGATGCACGTAAAAAAGAATACCAAAATTTAGCCAAGAAAAATGGTATTACATTAAATGATGTTGAGGTTATGGCAGGCCAAAAAGCGCAAGAGAAAACACCAGCAGGACAATATATTAATGTTGGTGGTAAATGGCAGAAAAAATAG
- a CDS encoding YnbE family lipoprotein encodes MRIGLLSISILLTGFLAACTPTVKVEAPSEPININLNVKIQHEIYIKVDKELDNILNSSSGLF; translated from the coding sequence ATGCGAATAGGACTACTCAGCATTTCTATTCTGTTAACTGGTTTTTTAGCAGCTTGTACACCTACCGTTAAAGTGGAAGCGCCTAGTGAGCCTATTAATATTAATTTGAATGTTAAAATTCAACATGAAATTTATATTAAAGTAGATAAAGAACTTGATAATATTCTTAACAGCTCAAGTGGTCTATTCTAA
- a CDS encoding YdbH domain-containing protein, producing MTRLTKILRVLLIVFLLFALLIVYGWSRWQIFKYDHGLEVNWQGLGIGFNGLTIKQLTASQQATDGSLTTINSQNIVLSWSTLTIKHLSVQWQQGDLIANTKKQQEQQPLDIPSLLNNLSWAPNTIKIDDLIITLPCATGQCKTSGAVTLLQNQQTNLPFSLQAQLHNNKDELLINANLYKKDQQYDLKLTTNFNKQPLLALTTQIDNQQLKDWQGQLKLFKIEDTQALFTWLHEWLPAQQAITEIPQAMEINADWQLHFPNGITNFKPNQGYFNLDASLPNPWPIIKLGYLQGVIKTKVTLNNYRPRIEKLDTDVKLTNLDQTLLEQLPKDLQPNSVSLTLQPLAINDSHPAADRALTIHLNIEGVTNTLFTSNIFINTKQSEIQLEEALLQANSKKLTVLGYNIENGRLSLPFKATVNTKQTTIAFDKTSVITLAQVTSKEIGAKNLQIVASNLITTINYEDKDNIKVTASSPIIISASSLIHAMLKSISWRLTGQLVADLTQMSFTGKINNGADLSADITVKTDYTKQLAITAKTPDLFFRTSNMFAKTFKDWPELLEIATGKINLNGSVTIPLANGLLKTNATAKFSGLSGIFDRSEFTDLSGSATIDLQNNRLKISSTDLTLTEANPGIIMGPAQFKGDYTATLNNLLQGTVNWTKMELGMFTGEVWLKPGQLNLAKLPQQLNLQIKDLQLTDILKAYPTEGLDGEGILDGKLPIIISKNGIEVKEGKLEARKAGFIKFDSPSIKAMGQNNPSMQLVTEALENFQYTILNSQVSYDQGTATLGLQISGRNPNVKNGQLINLNITLEEDIPALMTTLQLSDRVSETIRDRVQKRLQQRSSKN from the coding sequence ATGACTCGCTTAACCAAAATACTCAGAGTATTGCTTATAGTCTTTTTACTATTTGCGCTGCTTATAGTATATGGATGGAGCAGATGGCAAATCTTTAAATATGATCATGGTTTAGAGGTCAACTGGCAAGGCTTAGGTATTGGTTTTAACGGCTTAACAATTAAACAACTAACAGCGAGTCAACAAGCTACAGATGGCAGTTTAACAACGATTAACAGTCAAAATATTGTACTCTCGTGGTCAACACTAACCATAAAACATCTGTCTGTACAATGGCAACAAGGAGATCTTATTGCCAACACTAAAAAGCAGCAAGAACAGCAACCACTAGATATTCCCTCTTTGTTAAATAACTTAAGTTGGGCTCCTAATACTATTAAAATTGATGATTTAATCATTACTTTACCCTGTGCCACTGGACAATGTAAAACTAGCGGTGCTGTCACTCTTTTACAAAATCAACAAACAAATCTACCCTTCTCTTTACAAGCACAATTACATAATAATAAAGATGAGTTATTAATTAATGCTAATCTTTATAAAAAAGATCAACAATATGATTTAAAACTAACCACCAACTTTAATAAACAACCACTATTAGCTTTAACCACACAAATAGATAACCAACAGCTTAAAGATTGGCAAGGGCAACTTAAGCTATTTAAAATAGAGGATACACAAGCTTTATTCACTTGGTTGCATGAATGGCTACCTGCCCAACAAGCGATTACTGAAATACCACAAGCAATGGAGATCAATGCCGATTGGCAATTACACTTTCCTAATGGCATAACTAACTTCAAACCTAATCAAGGCTACTTTAATTTAGATGCTTCATTACCCAACCCTTGGCCTATTATTAAACTAGGTTATTTACAAGGAGTAATAAAAACAAAAGTTACCCTTAATAATTATCGCCCTCGAATAGAAAAATTAGATACTGATGTTAAATTAACCAATCTGGATCAAACCTTACTCGAACAATTACCTAAAGACTTACAACCCAACAGCGTGAGTTTAACACTACAACCTTTAGCTATTAATGACTCACATCCTGCAGCAGATAGAGCGTTAACTATTCATTTAAATATTGAAGGTGTAACAAACACCTTATTTACATCCAATATATTTATTAACACTAAACAATCCGAAATACAATTGGAAGAGGCATTATTACAAGCTAATAGCAAGAAGCTTACAGTGTTAGGTTATAACATAGAAAATGGACGCCTATCATTACCTTTTAAAGCTACAGTAAATACTAAACAAACAACCATCGCTTTTGATAAAACGTCAGTAATTACACTAGCACAAGTAACGAGTAAAGAAATTGGTGCTAAAAACTTGCAGATAGTTGCTAGCAATTTAATAACAACTATTAATTATGAAGATAAAGACAATATCAAAGTAACAGCTAGCAGCCCTATTATAATATCTGCCTCTTCATTAATTCATGCAATGTTAAAATCTATTAGTTGGCGATTAACAGGTCAGCTAGTGGCTGATTTAACACAAATGAGCTTCACAGGAAAAATTAATAATGGTGCTGATCTATCAGCTGATATAACTGTAAAAACTGATTACACTAAACAATTAGCTATTACTGCAAAAACGCCAGATCTTTTTTTTAGAACCTCTAATATGTTTGCAAAAACATTTAAAGATTGGCCTGAACTATTAGAAATAGCTACAGGTAAAATAAATCTTAATGGTTCGGTTACTATACCCCTTGCTAACGGCTTATTAAAAACCAATGCTACTGCTAAGTTTAGTGGTCTTTCGGGTATTTTTGATCGTAGTGAATTTACAGACCTATCAGGATCAGCAACCATTGATTTACAAAATAATCGACTAAAAATAAGCTCTACAGACCTCACATTAACTGAAGCTAATCCTGGTATTATTATGGGACCTGCCCAGTTTAAAGGTGATTATACAGCCACGCTTAATAACTTGCTTCAAGGTACCGTAAATTGGACAAAAATGGAGTTAGGTATGTTTACGGGAGAAGTATGGTTAAAGCCAGGCCAGTTAAACTTAGCTAAACTACCACAACAACTAAACTTGCAAATAAAAGACTTACAACTCACTGATATATTAAAAGCTTATCCTACCGAAGGACTTGATGGAGAAGGAATATTAGATGGCAAATTACCCATTATTATCAGTAAAAATGGCATAGAGGTAAAAGAAGGTAAATTAGAGGCTCGCAAAGCTGGCTTTATCAAATTTGACTCCCCCTCTATTAAAGCAATGGGACAAAATAACCCTAGTATGCAGTTAGTCACAGAAGCATTAGAAAACTTTCAATACACAATATTAAATAGCCAAGTTTCTTATGACCAAGGTACAGCTACTCTTGGATTACAGATCAGTGGTAGAAACCCTAATGTAAAAAATGGACAACTTATTAATTTGAATATTACCTTAGAAGAAGATATTCCTGCATTAATGACAACCTTGCAATTAAGTGATCGAGTCAGTGAAACCATTCGAGATCGTGTACAAAAACGTTTACAACAACGATCTAGTAAAAACTAA